One segment of Streptomyces roseifaciens DNA contains the following:
- the tkt gene encoding transketolase codes for MSTKPTTTDLEWTELDQRAVDTARVLAMDSVQKVGNGHPGTAMSLAPAAYLLFQKMMRHDPSDADWTGRDRFVLSPGHTSLTLYVQLFMAGYGLELSDLKSFRTWDSKTPGHPEHGHTRGVETTTGPLGQGIANAVGMAMAARYERGLFDPEAAEGTSPFDHTIWAIVSDGDLEEGISAEASSLAGHQKLGNIVALYDDNHISIEGDTETAFSEDVLKRYEAYGWHVQRIEQAANGDFDVHALHAALKAAQEETERPSLIAARTIIAWPAPNAQNTEASHGSALGADEVAATKRVMGFDPEQDFQVEDDVFSHVRKVVDRGREAHATWDKRIQEWREANPERAAEFDRIASGELPDSWEKALPVFPAGKDVATRKASGEVLKALGGVIPELWGGSADLAGSNNTTIDPSSSFLPKGNPLPEANPYGRTIHFGIREHAMGSTMNGIALHGNTRVYGGTFLVFSDYMRPAVRLAALMKLPVTYVWTHDSIGLGEDGPTHQPVEHMAALRAIPGLNMVRPADANETAIAWREITKRHTVKPAPHGLALTRQNVPTYEANEGAAKGGYVLFEAEGGRAQVILIGTGSEVQLAVEAREQLQAEGIPTRVVSMPSVEWFEEQDQAYRDGVLLPDVKARVAVEAGIGLTWHRYVGESGRIVSLEHFGASADYKVLYREFGLTTEAVVAAARESIEHADANRR; via the coding sequence GTGAGCACCAAGCCGACCACCACAGACCTCGAATGGACCGAACTGGACCAGCGGGCCGTCGATACCGCCCGCGTCCTGGCCATGGACTCCGTGCAGAAGGTCGGCAACGGCCATCCGGGCACGGCCATGAGCCTGGCCCCCGCCGCCTATCTGCTGTTCCAGAAGATGATGCGCCACGACCCCAGTGACGCCGACTGGACCGGCCGCGACCGGTTCGTCCTCTCCCCCGGCCACACCAGCCTGACGCTGTACGTCCAGCTGTTCATGGCGGGCTACGGCCTGGAGCTGTCGGACCTGAAGTCCTTCCGCACCTGGGACAGCAAGACCCCCGGCCACCCGGAGCACGGTCACACCCGTGGCGTCGAGACGACGACCGGCCCGCTGGGCCAGGGCATCGCCAACGCCGTGGGCATGGCCATGGCCGCCCGCTACGAGCGCGGCCTGTTCGACCCGGAGGCCGCCGAAGGCACCTCCCCGTTCGACCACACCATCTGGGCGATCGTCTCCGACGGCGACCTGGAGGAGGGCATCTCCGCGGAGGCCTCCTCGCTCGCCGGCCACCAGAAGCTCGGCAACATCGTCGCGCTCTACGACGACAACCACATCTCGATCGAGGGCGACACCGAGACCGCCTTCTCCGAGGACGTCCTCAAGCGCTACGAGGCCTACGGCTGGCACGTCCAGCGCATCGAGCAGGCCGCCAACGGCGACTTCGACGTCCACGCCCTGCACGCCGCGCTGAAGGCCGCGCAGGAGGAGACCGAGCGTCCTTCGCTCATCGCCGCGCGCACGATCATCGCCTGGCCGGCCCCGAACGCCCAGAACACCGAGGCCTCGCACGGCTCGGCGCTGGGCGCCGACGAGGTCGCCGCGACCAAGCGCGTCATGGGCTTCGACCCGGAGCAGGACTTCCAGGTCGAGGACGACGTCTTCAGCCACGTCCGCAAGGTCGTCGACCGCGGCCGCGAGGCCCACGCCACGTGGGACAAGCGCATCCAGGAGTGGCGCGAGGCCAACCCGGAGCGCGCCGCGGAGTTCGACCGCATCGCCTCGGGCGAGCTGCCCGACAGCTGGGAGAAGGCCCTCCCGGTCTTCCCGGCCGGCAAGGACGTCGCGACCCGCAAGGCGTCGGGCGAGGTCCTCAAGGCGCTGGGCGGCGTGATCCCCGAGCTGTGGGGCGGCTCCGCCGACCTCGCCGGCTCGAACAACACCACGATCGACCCGTCGTCGTCCTTCCTGCCGAAGGGCAACCCGCTGCCGGAGGCGAACCCCTACGGCCGCACGATCCACTTCGGCATCCGCGAGCACGCCATGGGCTCGACCATGAACGGCATCGCGCTGCACGGCAACACCCGCGTCTACGGCGGCACCTTCCTGGTGTTCTCCGACTACATGCGCCCGGCCGTGCGTCTCGCCGCCCTGATGAAGCTGCCGGTCACCTACGTGTGGACGCACGACTCCATCGGCCTCGGCGAGGACGGCCCGACCCACCAGCCGGTCGAGCACATGGCCGCCCTGCGCGCCATCCCGGGCCTGAACATGGTCCGCCCGGCCGACGCCAACGAGACGGCGATCGCCTGGCGCGAGATCACCAAGCGCCACACCGTCAAGCCCGCGCCGCACGGTCTGGCCCTCACCCGCCAGAACGTCCCGACGTACGAGGCGAACGAGGGTGCGGCCAAGGGCGGCTACGTCCTGTTCGAGGCCGAGGGCGGCCGCGCGCAGGTGATCCTGATCGGCACCGGCTCCGAGGTGCAGCTGGCCGTCGAGGCCCGCGAGCAGCTCCAGGCCGAGGGCATCCCGACCCGCGTGGTCTCCATGCCGTCCGTCGAGTGGTTCGAGGAGCAGGACCAGGCGTACCGCGACGGCGTGCTGCTGCCGGACGTCAAGGCCCGCGTGGCCGTCGAGGCCGGCATCGGCCTGACCTGGCACCGCTACGTCGGCGAGTCCGGCCGCATCGTGTCGCTCGAGCACTTCGGCGCCTCCGCCGACTACAAGGTGCTCTACCGCGAGTTCGGTCTGACCACCGAGGCCGTCGTGGCGGCCGCGCGCGAGTCGATCGAGCACGCCGACGCCAACCGCCGCTGA
- a CDS encoding heme o synthase produces MTAVESRPAGVLTESPGHRPFGARAKAFVALTKPRVIELLLMTTVPVMFLAAEGVPDLWLVLATCIGGYLSAGGAGAFNMWYDRDIDALMDRTSQRPVVTGMVSPRECLVFASALTVGSTLWFWFLVNPLSAMLSLGANAFYVVVYTMILKRRTAQNIVWGGIAGCMPVIIGWSAVTNSVSWAALVLFLVIFFWTPPHYWPLSMKVKDDYERVGVPMLPVIAGNKAVAKQIVIYSWVMVAVSLALQPLGYTGWFYTVVAAALGGFWLKEAHALQARAKAGITGAKLKEMRLFHWSITYVSLLFVAVAVDPFLR; encoded by the coding sequence GTGACGGCCGTCGAATCCCGTCCTGCGGGGGTGCTCACCGAGAGCCCCGGTCACCGGCCGTTCGGGGCCCGTGCCAAGGCGTTCGTGGCGCTGACCAAGCCGCGTGTCATCGAGCTGCTGCTGATGACGACGGTGCCGGTGATGTTCCTCGCGGCCGAGGGCGTGCCCGACCTGTGGCTGGTCCTGGCCACCTGCATCGGCGGCTACCTGTCCGCTGGCGGCGCCGGCGCGTTCAACATGTGGTACGACCGCGACATCGACGCGCTGATGGACCGCACGTCGCAGCGGCCGGTGGTGACCGGCATGGTCTCCCCGCGCGAGTGCCTGGTCTTCGCCTCCGCGCTGACCGTCGGCTCGACCCTGTGGTTCTGGTTCCTGGTCAACCCGCTGTCGGCGATGCTCTCCCTCGGTGCCAACGCCTTCTACGTCGTCGTCTACACGATGATCCTCAAGCGCCGCACCGCGCAGAACATCGTCTGGGGCGGCATCGCGGGCTGCATGCCGGTCATCATCGGCTGGTCGGCCGTCACGAACTCCGTCTCCTGGGCCGCGCTCGTCCTCTTCCTGGTCATCTTCTTCTGGACGCCGCCGCACTACTGGCCGCTGTCGATGAAGGTCAAGGACGACTACGAGCGCGTCGGCGTGCCGATGCTTCCCGTCATCGCGGGCAACAAGGCGGTCGCCAAGCAGATCGTCATCTACAGCTGGGTGATGGTCGCCGTCTCGCTCGCGCTGCAGCCGCTCGGCTACACCGGCTGGTTCTACACGGTGGTGGCGGCCGCGCTCGGCGGCTTCTGGCTGAAGGAGGCCCACGCCCTGCAGGCCCGGGCCAAGGCCGGCATCACGGGCGCGAAGCTCAAGGAGATGCGGCTGTTCCACTGGTCCATCACCTATGTGTCGCTGCTGTTCGTGGCGGTGGCCGTGGACCCCTTCCTGCGCTGA